In Paraflavitalea devenefica, the following are encoded in one genomic region:
- a CDS encoding MGH1-like glycoside hydrolase domain-containing protein, with amino-acid sequence MTTAEHQRLTVNAAKKIPLEQWGPYLSERQWGTVREDYSMNSDAWNYFPFDHAHCRAYRWGEDGLAGISDFFQNLCFSLSLWNGKDKILKERLFGLGNYEGNHGEDVKELYYHLDNLPTHYYMQYLYKYPQQAFPYDQLREESRNRSRQEPEYEILDTSVFNDDQYFDVLVTYAKENAKDIFIKIDITNRYSKAADITLAPVLWFYNRWSYDESEKKPHITRRDKTSVKATHGRLGAYYLYYMPAADSLMTENETNLEIVSGQPNTSPFTKDAFHRAILKGENLAALQQKRTGTKFSPVYKYHIGAGATKTTYLRLSNKIFDNPFATGFTSIFNARKEEADSFYDAVLGATTDPEWKRIQRQALSGILWSKQYYHYDVERWLTTSDGITDVNPGKLHGRNADWKHLKNQDIISMPDKWEYPWYAAWDLAFQCIPLAMVDPTFAKHQLILIMREWYMKPDGQLPAYEWNFGDVNPPVQAWAALQVYRIEKNRTGKGDIAFLKRIFQKLIINFTWWINRKDSNGNNMFEGGFLGLDNIGVFNRSSVLPGTMQLEQADGTSWMGMYALNMMDMALEIAMKDEAFEDTATKFFEHFVLIAEALNEQGMWNAEDKFFYDTLSIAGSAPLHLRVYSIVGLTSLFAVSVIEKKILDKLSDFKKRITWFENYRLKNGRFWPNEERAGGEEILLSLVPREKLVQLLERLLDESQFLSDYGIRALSKYHEKHPYEVTINGVDYKVQYDPGDSTSDFFGGNSNWRGPVWMPINYIIIQSIRRFGEFYGDDLLVECPVGSGNRMNLMQVADELTLRLIKLFDKDEKGKRPTNGEESWFYERPGNEDLILFYEYFHGDSGSGLGASHQTGWTALVAKLAHILCDRKAATNHKPEEEQVPDDRL; translated from the coding sequence ATGACTACTGCGGAACATCAGCGACTAACCGTCAATGCAGCCAAAAAAATACCCCTGGAGCAATGGGGCCCCTACCTCAGTGAGCGTCAGTGGGGCACTGTGCGGGAAGACTATAGCATGAATAGTGATGCCTGGAATTATTTTCCTTTTGATCACGCCCATTGCCGTGCCTACCGCTGGGGAGAAGATGGCCTGGCGGGCATCTCCGACTTTTTCCAAAACCTTTGTTTTTCCCTTTCACTCTGGAATGGCAAGGATAAGATACTCAAAGAACGCCTGTTTGGACTGGGCAATTATGAAGGCAATCATGGCGAAGACGTAAAAGAGCTTTATTATCACCTGGATAACCTGCCCACCCATTATTATATGCAGTATTTGTATAAATACCCGCAGCAGGCCTTTCCTTATGATCAATTACGCGAAGAAAGCCGCAACCGTTCCCGCCAGGAACCTGAATATGAAATACTGGATACGAGTGTCTTTAACGATGATCAGTACTTTGATGTGCTGGTTACCTATGCCAAGGAAAATGCCAAAGATATTTTCATAAAGATTGATATCACCAACCGGTATAGCAAAGCGGCCGATATTACCCTGGCGCCCGTGCTCTGGTTTTATAACCGCTGGTCGTATGACGAATCGGAGAAAAAGCCACATATAACCCGGCGAGATAAAACTTCTGTGAAAGCGACTCATGGCCGCCTGGGGGCTTATTATCTCTATTATATGCCGGCAGCCGATAGCCTCATGACAGAAAATGAGACGAACCTTGAAATTGTAAGCGGCCAACCCAATACATCACCTTTTACCAAGGATGCTTTTCACCGTGCCATTTTAAAAGGGGAAAACCTGGCGGCGCTGCAGCAAAAGCGGACCGGGACCAAGTTTTCGCCGGTGTATAAGTACCATATCGGGGCGGGCGCTACCAAGACCACTTACCTGCGCCTGAGCAATAAGATTTTTGATAATCCCTTTGCTACCGGGTTCACCAGCATTTTCAATGCCCGCAAAGAGGAAGCCGATTCTTTTTATGATGCCGTATTAGGAGCTACCACCGATCCGGAATGGAAAAGGATCCAGCGACAAGCGCTTTCCGGCATTTTATGGAGCAAGCAGTATTACCACTATGACGTGGAACGCTGGCTTACTACCAGTGATGGTATTACGGATGTGAATCCCGGCAAGCTGCATGGACGCAATGCCGACTGGAAGCACCTCAAGAACCAGGATATTATTTCCATGCCCGACAAATGGGAGTACCCCTGGTATGCGGCCTGGGACCTGGCCTTCCAGTGTATTCCGCTGGCCATGGTAGACCCCACTTTCGCCAAGCACCAGCTTATCCTCATTATGCGGGAATGGTATATGAAACCCGATGGCCAGTTGCCGGCCTATGAATGGAACTTCGGCGATGTAAATCCGCCTGTACAGGCCTGGGCTGCCCTGCAGGTATACCGGATAGAAAAGAACCGCACCGGTAAAGGGGATATCGCCTTCCTCAAACGGATCTTCCAGAAGCTGATCATCAATTTTACTTGGTGGATCAACCGGAAAGACTCCAATGGCAATAATATGTTTGAAGGGGGCTTCCTTGGGCTGGATAATATCGGCGTATTCAACCGCAGCAGTGTACTGCCCGGTACGATGCAACTGGAGCAGGCCGATGGCACGAGTTGGATGGGGATGTATGCGCTGAATATGATGGACATGGCATTGGAAATAGCCATGAAGGATGAGGCATTTGAAGATACGGCGACGAAGTTCTTTGAACATTTTGTGCTGATTGCCGAAGCGCTCAATGAACAGGGCATGTGGAATGCGGAAGACAAGTTCTTTTATGATACCCTTTCAATAGCCGGGTCGGCCCCGCTGCACCTGCGGGTATATTCCATTGTAGGATTAACCTCTTTGTTTGCCGTATCGGTTATTGAGAAAAAGATACTCGATAAGCTCAGTGATTTCAAAAAACGCATTACCTGGTTTGAGAATTACCGGCTGAAGAACGGTCGTTTCTGGCCCAATGAAGAACGGGCCGGAGGCGAAGAGATCCTGTTATCGCTGGTGCCCCGGGAAAAGCTGGTGCAGTTGCTGGAGCGCCTGCTGGATGAATCGCAATTCCTGTCGGACTATGGTATCAGGGCTTTGTCCAAGTACCATGAAAAGCATCCTTATGAGGTTACCATTAATGGTGTTGATTATAAGGTGCAGTATGATCCCGGCGATTCTACGTCTGACTTCTTTGGTGGCAATTCCAACTGGCGTGGCCCTGTGTGGATGCCTATTAATTATATCATTATTCAGTCCATCCGCCGCTTTGGCGAATTTTATGGTGACGACCTGCTGGTGGAATGCCCGGTAGGTTCCGGCAACCGCATGAACCTGATGCAGGTAGCCGACGAACTCACGTTAAGACTTATCAAGTTGTTTGATAAAGATGAAAAAGGTAAACGGCCCACAAATGGTGAAGAAAGCTGGTTCTATGAGCGGCCGGGTAATGAAGATCTCATCCTGTTTTATGAATATTTTCATGGCGACTCCGGCAGTGGCCTGGGCGCCAGTCATCAAACCGGCTGGACAGCATTGGTAGCCAAGCTGGCGCATATCCTGTGCGACCGGAAGGCGGCAACCAACCACAAACCGGAGGAAGAACAGGTGCCCGATGACCGCCTTTAA
- a CDS encoding ligand-binding sensor domain-containing protein: MFRLTLYSILLVGLPSSLLAQHRKHVFNRLSAKDGLASNHVHSILQDQKGFIWLATANGLQRYDGRKIVMFRPPAGDKNYLPGVPIKQIAQDIHHNFWVRMEQEAGIFDPVTFRYKKAIIKTEGEVPPRAEYFLWLDSKGNIFLIITRYGVLAYDRKTNTFSKDENRFRVPKGWHASHIAEDPETGSYWIGADSGLALYNPRTQSLSHYAHNTERRPILDNPLFREPVTALFLDRQSRLWITAWDAPKEPEKFYCYDLAGNKLTKDTAGLRVRTSIYKELVGYSQQSHGSIWAYGKMMLLEFDTLTHEFEYIRNESADDYDIKYDEVYCMYEDREQNTWIGTDEGVYVFNPSRQVFNTIAMQGPPPDNRKIDMQVNAVLQRNNKDLLVGTWGMGTLSFDTNFLAYKNTILKGMPSGESGYTMQWDLHEEKRTGRIWVGCQDGRLIVHDPATGKSVFHKLPLTEQRTIRQITEDKAGNIWLATQYGHIIKWDPAAGYGKDFMQGFSLVQNVHTIVYKMITDSTDHLWLCTHRKGVYRINPATGKIANHYNTKGGAGKSLYTDMAGDILQYNDSLYFISSGALNLLNKNTGAIQLITTDDGLPSMSVKSMEKDEEGNLWLGLADGVCRYNYKRKVFTLFTQKDGIIYSNFEYNASTRLHDGRLFFGNPHNFVFFQPRIAYNASQPLDVTITDFKLFNSYLPPDSIMKLERVELAYTQNSITIEFAALSFLQRDKIVYFYQLEGINKEWVRPDKGLFANYTSLPPGHYTFKVMCENANGVESKNITTLKIYIHPPFWRTWWFLSLVGIAVAGLIYFIHRLRVNRLLGMEKVRTRIARDLHDDMGSTLSTINILSEMAKMKVQKDADKTSEYLNKISDNSSRMMEAMDDIVWSINPMNDSMQRITARMREFATGVLEARNIDFTFRVDEEVQDLKLDMEARRDFFLLFKEAVNNLAKYSQCRHAIIDISIQKERLIMKIMDDGIGFDVQQADSGNGLFNMKKRAQSLNGQLTMESAPGRGTKVLLDVPLT; encoded by the coding sequence TTGTTCAGGTTAACCCTCTATAGTATCCTGCTTGTTGGCCTGCCATCGTCATTGTTGGCCCAACACCGCAAACACGTCTTCAACAGACTGTCCGCAAAAGATGGTCTTGCCTCCAATCATGTGCATAGTATACTGCAGGACCAGAAAGGGTTCATCTGGCTGGCCACCGCCAATGGCCTCCAACGTTATGATGGCCGAAAGATCGTCATGTTCCGCCCGCCGGCAGGTGATAAAAATTACCTGCCCGGTGTACCCATCAAACAGATAGCCCAGGACATCCATCACAACTTCTGGGTAAGAATGGAGCAGGAGGCTGGCATCTTCGATCCGGTAACCTTCCGGTATAAGAAAGCCATCATTAAAACGGAGGGCGAGGTACCACCACGGGCTGAATATTTTCTGTGGCTGGACAGTAAGGGAAATATCTTCCTGATCATTACCCGCTATGGCGTGCTGGCCTATGACCGGAAGACCAATACCTTCAGCAAAGATGAAAACCGCTTCCGTGTGCCCAAAGGCTGGCATGCAAGCCACATCGCGGAAGATCCGGAAACCGGCAGCTATTGGATAGGGGCCGATTCCGGCCTGGCCCTGTACAATCCACGCACCCAATCACTCAGCCATTATGCCCACAATACAGAACGCAGGCCTATCCTGGATAATCCCTTATTCAGGGAACCGGTAACAGCATTATTCTTAGATAGGCAATCCCGCCTTTGGATCACCGCCTGGGATGCACCCAAAGAGCCGGAGAAATTCTATTGCTATGACCTGGCCGGCAACAAATTGACAAAAGACACAGCAGGGTTGCGGGTCCGCACTTCCATTTACAAGGAGTTGGTAGGTTATTCCCAGCAATCACATGGTAGTATCTGGGCCTATGGTAAAATGATGCTGTTGGAGTTTGATACCCTCACTCATGAATTTGAATACATACGAAATGAATCGGCAGATGACTATGATATCAAATACGACGAAGTGTATTGTATGTATGAGGACCGGGAACAGAATACCTGGATAGGTACCGATGAAGGCGTCTATGTTTTTAATCCTTCCCGGCAGGTATTCAATACCATTGCCATGCAGGGGCCGCCACCGGATAACAGGAAAATAGACATGCAGGTAAATGCTGTTTTACAAAGGAACAACAAAGACCTGCTGGTGGGCACCTGGGGCATGGGTACACTTTCGTTCGATACCAACTTTCTGGCTTATAAGAACACGATACTGAAAGGCATGCCGTCCGGCGAAAGTGGGTATACCATGCAATGGGACCTGCATGAAGAAAAAAGAACAGGCAGGATCTGGGTAGGCTGCCAGGACGGCCGTCTCATTGTACACGACCCTGCCACCGGGAAATCTGTTTTTCATAAACTCCCCCTTACAGAACAACGCACCATCAGGCAGATCACAGAAGACAAAGCAGGCAATATCTGGCTGGCTACCCAATACGGACATATCATCAAATGGGACCCTGCAGCAGGATATGGCAAGGATTTCATGCAGGGATTCAGCCTGGTGCAAAACGTCCATACCATTGTTTACAAAATGATCACCGATAGTACGGATCACTTGTGGTTATGCACCCATAGGAAAGGAGTGTACAGGATCAATCCCGCTACCGGTAAAATAGCCAATCATTATAACACAAAGGGAGGCGCCGGCAAATCGCTGTATACCGATATGGCCGGTGATATTTTACAATATAACGACAGCCTGTATTTCATCAGTTCCGGCGCGCTTAACCTGCTCAACAAAAACACCGGGGCCATCCAACTCATCACCACCGATGATGGCCTGCCTTCCATGAGTGTGAAGAGTATGGAGAAAGATGAGGAGGGCAATTTGTGGCTGGGCCTTGCCGACGGGGTCTGCCGGTATAACTACAAGCGAAAAGTGTTTACCCTCTTTACCCAAAAAGATGGTATCATATACAGCAACTTTGAATACAATGCCAGCACCCGGCTGCACGATGGCAGGCTGTTTTTTGGCAACCCGCACAATTTTGTATTCTTTCAACCCAGGATAGCCTATAACGCTTCGCAACCGCTGGATGTTACCATCACGGACTTCAAATTATTCAATAGCTACCTGCCGCCAGACTCTATTATGAAACTGGAGCGGGTAGAGCTGGCGTACACGCAAAACTCCATTACTATTGAGTTTGCCGCACTGAGCTTTTTACAACGGGATAAAATTGTGTATTTCTATCAACTGGAAGGCATCAACAAAGAATGGGTCCGCCCGGATAAAGGCCTGTTTGCCAATTACACTTCCCTGCCGCCGGGGCATTATACCTTCAAAGTGATGTGTGAAAATGCCAATGGTGTGGAATCCAAAAACATTACCACCCTCAAAATATACATTCATCCTCCATTCTGGAGAACCTGGTGGTTCCTGTCGCTGGTAGGCATCGCAGTGGCCGGCCTCATTTATTTCATCCACCGCCTGCGGGTAAACCGGTTGCTGGGCATGGAAAAAGTGCGCACCCGTATCGCCCGCGACCTGCACGATGATATGGGCTCTACCCTGAGCACCATCAACATCCTGAGTGAGATGGCCAAAATGAAAGTGCAAAAAGATGCAGACAAGACCAGCGAATACCTCAATAAGATCAGCGACAACAGCAGCCGGATGATGGAAGCGATGGACGATATTGTATGGAGCATCAATCCCATGAACGACAGCATGCAACGCATCACGGCACGCATGCGGGAATTTGCCACCGGGGTGCTGGAAGCCAGGAATATTGACTTCACCTTCCGGGTAGATGAAGAAGTGCAGGACCTGAAGCTGGACATGGAAGCGCGGCGCGACTTTTTCCTCCTCTTCAAGGAAGCAGTGAATAACCTGGCCAAGTATTCCCAATGCAGGCATGCGATCATTGACATTTCCATTCAAAAGGAACGGTTGATCATGAAGATCATGGATGATGGGATCGGGTTCGATGTACAACAGGCCGATAGCGGCAATGGCCTGTTCAATATGAAAAAAAGGGCGCAGTCGCTCAACGGCCAACTGACCATGGAGTCCGCCCCGGGCCGGGGGACCAAAGTTTTGCTGGACGTACCCCTGACATAA
- a CDS encoding response regulator translates to MINVILYEDNPQLREGLSMLLNGSEGFEVIGAFRNCNNVVSEVEALKPDVILMDIDMPGTNGIEGLKLIRQGNTEVKILMLTVFDDNKNVFEAIRNGANGYLLKKTPPAKLLEYIQEAHTGGAPMSSSIATQVLKMFSQVHSDANSDYHLSDREKQVLQWLVNGYSYKMIASEMFISIDTVRSHIKKIYEKLHVNSKSEAVAKAFKDKII, encoded by the coding sequence ATGATCAATGTCATATTATATGAGGACAATCCCCAGTTAAGAGAAGGACTGTCCATGTTGCTGAATGGTTCTGAAGGATTTGAGGTCATCGGCGCTTTCAGGAACTGCAATAATGTGGTAAGTGAAGTAGAAGCACTGAAACCCGATGTGATCCTGATGGACATTGACATGCCAGGCACCAATGGCATTGAAGGACTAAAGCTCATACGCCAGGGAAATACGGAAGTGAAGATCCTCATGCTCACCGTATTTGACGATAACAAAAATGTTTTTGAAGCCATCAGGAACGGGGCCAACGGTTACCTCCTCAAAAAAACACCGCCCGCCAAATTACTGGAATACATACAGGAAGCCCATACAGGCGGCGCGCCCATGAGCTCTTCCATCGCCACCCAGGTGTTGAAAATGTTTTCCCAGGTGCACAGCGATGCGAACAGCGATTACCATCTTTCCGATCGCGAAAAACAGGTATTGCAATGGCTGGTCAATGGCTACAGCTATAAAATGATCGCTTCCGAAATGTTTATTTCCATTGATACTGTACGCTCACACATTAAAAAGATCTACGAAAAGCTACACGTAAACTCCAAGAGCGAAGCCGTGGCCAAAGCTTTTAAGGACAAGATCATTTAA
- a CDS encoding chromate transporter, which translates to MVLLRHIPFLRAVFLHSITAFGGPQGHFGMVMKTFVHQRRDVTEKEVLDYTSFCQLLPGASSTQVLTLIGYKRGGIPLAVLTLLIWIFPACFLMGAFSFALQYFDSRSHNGDIFKFIQPMAVGFLAFAAMKSFKLAIHNTITSVILAVSAIITFFMFKSPWVFPLLIVVGGFVTNLSDKRIPQKGIPPKKIKWGNIWLFAILFITAGVVSELARTQDWPNRRPLNLFENTYRFGSLVFGGGQVLIPMMYEQYVERPKSEQVIRKNLYKKENVISIERDDFYTGAGIVRAIPGPVFSISSFMGGMAMKDKGPAWQVLGCVIASIAIFLPSALLVLFFFPIWHNLQRYAVVFRALEGINAVVVGIMVASTLYMMKDISITEFKTVDILNIGVIIGTWLLLAFSKLPSPVIVFICLLLGWLAGLWV; encoded by the coding sequence TACTGTTACGACATATTCCCTTTTTACGGGCTGTTTTTCTGCATAGCATCACTGCATTTGGTGGTCCGCAGGGCCATTTTGGTATGGTGATGAAAACTTTTGTGCACCAGCGGCGTGATGTTACCGAGAAGGAAGTACTGGACTATACTTCCTTTTGCCAGTTATTGCCCGGCGCTTCTTCCACGCAGGTGCTCACCCTCATTGGCTATAAAAGAGGCGGTATCCCGCTGGCGGTGCTGACTTTGCTGATCTGGATCTTTCCGGCCTGTTTTCTGATGGGCGCTTTTTCTTTTGCGCTGCAATATTTTGATAGCCGTTCACACAACGGGGATATATTCAAGTTCATTCAACCAATGGCAGTGGGGTTCCTGGCCTTTGCCGCCATGAAGTCGTTCAAACTGGCCATTCATAATACGATCACCAGTGTGATACTGGCGGTAAGCGCCATCATCACTTTTTTCATGTTTAAAAGTCCGTGGGTCTTCCCCCTTCTTATAGTAGTCGGCGGATTTGTTACCAACCTGAGTGATAAACGGATTCCGCAAAAAGGCATACCCCCTAAAAAGATCAAGTGGGGTAATATCTGGCTTTTTGCTATTCTGTTCATTACAGCCGGTGTGGTGAGTGAGTTGGCGCGGACCCAGGACTGGCCCAACCGCCGTCCGTTGAACCTGTTTGAAAATACCTATCGTTTCGGCAGCCTCGTATTCGGGGGTGGACAGGTTTTAATTCCCATGATGTATGAGCAATATGTGGAAAGGCCGAAGTCGGAACAGGTTATCCGTAAGAACCTGTATAAGAAAGAAAATGTAATTAGTATTGAGCGGGATGATTTTTATACCGGCGCGGGTATTGTGCGTGCTATACCCGGACCTGTATTTTCCATTTCCTCTTTTATGGGTGGTATGGCCATGAAAGATAAAGGTCCTGCCTGGCAAGTGCTGGGTTGTGTGATCGCCTCTATCGCCATCTTCCTGCCAAGTGCCCTGCTGGTCTTGTTCTTTTTCCCGATATGGCATAACCTGCAACGGTATGCCGTGGTGTTCCGGGCACTGGAGGGGATTAACGCGGTGGTGGTGGGTATTATGGTGGCCTCCACCCTGTATATGATGAAAGATATTTCCATCACGGAATTTAAAACGGTGGATATCCTGAATATCGGTGTGATCATCGGCACCTGGCTGTTGTTGGCATTTTCCAAACTACCCTCTCCTGTTATCGTATTCATTTGCCTGCTGCTGGGCTGGCTGGCCGGCCTGTGGGTATAA